The following are encoded together in the Cynocephalus volans isolate mCynVol1 chromosome 4, mCynVol1.pri, whole genome shotgun sequence genome:
- the SF1 gene encoding LOW QUALITY PROTEIN: splicing factor 1 (The sequence of the model RefSeq protein was modified relative to this genomic sequence to represent the inferred CDS: deleted 1 base in 1 codon), producing MATGANATPLGKLGPPGLPPLPGPKGGFEPGPPPAPGPGAGLLAPGPPPPPPVASMGALTAAFPFAALPPPPPPPPPPPPQQPPPPPPPSPSPGASYPPPQPPLYQRMSPPQPLPPPQPPRQDQQPGPAGGGGDFPSKKRKRSRWNQDTMEQKTVIPGMPTVIPPGLTREQERAYIVQLQIEDLTRKLRTGDLGIPPNPEDRSPSPEPIYNSEGKRLNTREFRTRKKLEEERHNLITEMVALNPDFKPPADYKPPATRVSDKVMIPQDEYPEINFVGLLIGPRGNTLKNIEKECNAKIMIRGKGSVKEGKVGRKDGQMLPGEDEPLHALVTANTMENVKKAVEQIRNILKQGIETPEDQNDLRKMQLRELARLNGTLREDDNRILRPWQSSETRSITNTTVCTKCGGAGHIASDCKFQRPGDPQSAQDKARMDKEYLSLMAELGEAPVPASVGSTSGPATTPLASAPRPAAPANNPPPPSLMSTTQSRPPWMNSGPSESRPYHGMHGGGPGGPGGGPHSFPHPLPSLTGGHGGHPMQHNPNGPPPPWMQPPPPPMNQGPHPPGHHGPPPMDQYLGSTPVGSGVYRLHQGKGMMPPPPMGMMPPPPPPPSGQPPPPPSGPLPPWQQQQQQQPPPPPPPSSSMASSTPLPWQQNTTTTTTSAGTGSIPPWQQQQAAAAASPGAPQMQGNPTMVPLPPGVQPPLPPGAPPPPPPPPPGSAGMMYAPPPPPPPPMDPSNFVTMMGMGVAGMPPFGMPPAPPPPPPQN from the exons ATGGCGACCGGAGCGAACGCCACGCCGCTGGGTAAGCTGGGCCCCCCCGGCCTCCCGCCCCTTCCCGGGCCCAAAGGGGGCTTCGAGCCGGGGCCTCCGCCTGCGCCCGGGCCTGGGGCGGGGCTGCTGGCGCCcgggccgccgccgcccccgcctgTGGCCTCGATGGGGGCCCTGACCGCGGCCTTCCCCTTCGCggcgctgccgccgccgcctccgccgccgccccCCCCGCCTCCCCAGCAaccgccgccgcctccgccgccgTCCCCGTCCCCGGGCGCCTCGTacccgccgccgcagccgccgctcTACCAGCGCATgtcgccgccgcagccgctgccGCCACCCCAGCCGCCGCGTCAGGACCAGCAGCCGGGCCCGGCCGGCGGCGGAGGAG ACTTCCCAAGTAAGAAGCGGAAGAGGAGCCGTTGGAACCAAGACACAATGGAACAAAAGACAGTGATTCCAGGAATGCCTACAGTTATTCCCCCTGGACTTACTCGGGAGCAAGAAAGAGCTTATATAG TGCAACTGCAGATAGAAGACCTGACTCGTAAACTGCGCACAGGAGACCTGGGCATCCCCCCTAACCCTGAGGACAG GTCCCCTTCCCCTGAGCCCATCTACAATAGCGAGGGGAAGCGCCTTAATACCCGAGAGTTCCGCACCCGCAAAAAGCTTGAAGAGGAGCGGCACAACCTGATCACGGAGATGGTTGCTCTCAACCCTGATTTTAAGCCACCTGCAGATTACAA ACCTCCAGCAACACGAGTGAGTGATAAAGTCATGATTCCACAAGATGAATATCCAGAAATCAACTTTGTAGGGCTGCTAATTGGGCCCAG AGGGAACACCCTGAAGAACATAGAGAAGGAGTGCAACGCCAAGATTATGATCCGGGGGAAAGGGTCTGTGAAGGAAGGGAAGGTCGGGCGCAAAGATGGCCAGATGTTGCCGGGGGAAGATGAGCCACTTCATGCCCTGGTCACCGCCAATACAATGGAGAATGTCAAAAAAGCAGTAGAACAG ATCAGAAACATTCTGAAGCAGGGTATTGAGACCCCAGAGGACCAGAATGATTTACGAAAGATGCAGCTTCGGGAGTTGGCTCGCTTGAATGGGACCCTACGGGAAGATGATAACAG GATCTTACGACCTTGGCAGAGTTCAGAGACCCGCAGCATTACCAATACCACAGTGTGTACCAAGTGTGGAGGGGCTGGCCATATTGCTTCAGATTGCAAATTCCAGAG GCCTGGTGACCCCCAGTCAGCTCAGGATAAAGCACGGATGGATAAAGAATATTTGTCCCTCATGGCTGAGCTGGGTGAAGCGCCTGTCCCCGCATCTGTGGGCTCCACCTCTGGGCCTGCCACCACACCCCTGGCCAGCGCGCCTCGGCCTGCTGCTCCTGCCAACAACCCACCTCCACCG TCTCTCATGTCCACTACCCAGAGCCGCCCACCCTGGATGAATTCTGGCCCTTCAGAGAGTCGGCCCTACCATGGCATGCATGGAGGTGGTCCTGGTGGTCCTGGAGGTGGCCCCCACAGCTTCCCACATCCATTACCCAGCCTGACAGGTGGGCATGGTGGACATCCCATGCAGCACAACCCTAATGGACCCCCACCTCCTTGgatgcagccaccaccaccaccgatGAACCAGGGCCCCCACCCACCTGGGCACCATGGCCCTCCTCCCATGG ATCAGTACCTGGGAAGTACGCCTGTGGGCTCTGGGGTTTATCGCCTGCATCAAGGAAAAG GTATGATGCCGCCGCCGCCTATGGGCATgatgccgccgccgccgccacctccCAGTGGGCagcccccgccccctccctctGGTCCTCTTCCcccatggcagcagcagcagcagcagcagcctccaccACCCCCTCCGCCCAGCAGCAGTATGGCTTCCAGTACCCCCTTGccatggcagcaaa ATACGACGACTACCACCACGAGCGCTGGCACAGGGTCCATCCCGCCATGGCAACAGCAGCAGGCGGCTGCCGCAGCTTCTCCAGGAGCCCCTCAGATGCAAGGCAACCCCACTATGGTGCCCCTGCCCCCCGGGGTCCAGCCGCCTCTGCCACCCGGGGCC CCCCCCCCTCCGCCGCCTCCGCCACCTGGTTCCGCCGGCATGATGTATGCCCCGCCCCCCCCTCCTCCGCCTCCCATGGACCCTTCTAACTTTGTCACCATGATGGGCATGGGGGTGGCGGGCATGCCGCCCTTCGGGATGCCTCCAGCTCCCCCACCGCCTCCACCACAGAACTAG